The following proteins are encoded in a genomic region of Pyricularia oryzae 70-15 chromosome 6, whole genome shotgun sequence:
- a CDS encoding RuvB-like helicase 1: MVQISEVKGNSRENRTAAHTHIKGLGLRSDGTADKQGSGFVGQQTAREACGVVVDLIRSHKMAGRAVLLAGGPGTGKTALALAISQELGTKIPFCPIVGSEIYSTEVKKTEVLMENFRRAIGLKVRETKEVYEGEVTELTPEEAENPLGGYGKTISTLLIGLKSAKGQKKLRLDPSIYEAIQKERVTVGDVIYIEANTGACKRVGRSDAYATEFDLEAEEYVPIPKGEVHKKKEIVQDVTLHDLDVANARPQGGQDIMSMMGQLMKPKMTEITDKLRGEINKVVSKYIDQGVAELVPGVLFIDEAHMLDIECFTYLNRALESPISPIVVLASNRGMTKIRGTDDLVAAHGVPPDFLARLLIIPTTPYDAEEIKRIVKLRASTEGVAISEAAIEKIAEHGVRISLRYCLQLLYPSSILARVNGRKEIDIKDVAECEDLFLDARRSASLLASGDTASGFIV; this comes from the exons ATGGTGCAGATCAGCGAAGTCAAGGGCAACAGCCGCGAGAACCGCACGGCGGCACACACTCACATCAAGGGCCTGGGATTAAGATCGGATGGCACAGCGGACAAGCAAGGCTCTGGCTTTGTCGGCCAACAGACTGCGCGCGAG GCATGCGGTGTCGTTGTCGACCTGATTCGATCCCACAAGATGGCTGGCAGGGCAGTCTTGCTGGCCGGTGGCCCCGGTACCGGCAAGACGGCGCTCGCGCTCGCCATCAGCCAGGAGCTTGGCACAAAGATACCTTTCTGTCCGATAGTCGGCAGCGAGATATACTCGACTGAGGTGAAGAAGACTGAGGTGCTGATGGAGAACTTCCGCCGGGCGATTGGCCTCAAGGTCCGCGAGACAAAGGAGGTGTACGAGGGTGAGGTCACGGAGCTCACgcccgaggaggccgagaaCCCGCTGGGTGGCTACGGCAAGACCATTAGCACACTGCTGATTGGTCTCAAGAGCGCAAAGGGCCAGAAGAAGCTGAGGCTAGACCCGAGCATATACGAGGCGATCCAGAAGGAGCGCGTCACTGTTGGTGATGTCATATACATCGAGGCCAACACGGGTGCCTGCAAACGGGTGGGCAGGTCTGACGCCTACGCGACCGAGTTCGATCTCGAGGCGGAGGAGTACGTCCCCATACCGAAGGGCGAGGTgcacaagaagaaggagattGTTCAGGACGTGACTCTGCATGATCTCGATGTCGCCAACGCGCGGCCACAGGGAGGTCAAGATATCATGTCAATGATGGGCCAGCTCATGAAACCCAAGATGACTGAGATCACCGACAAGCTGCGAGGCGAGATCAACAAGGTCGTCAGCAAGTACATCGACCAGGGTGTTGCTGAGCTTGTGCCTGGTGTCTTGTTTATCGACGAG GCGCACATGCTCGACATTGAGTGCTTCACCTATTTAAATAGGGCACTAGAGTCACCCATTTCACCCATAGTCGTGCTGGCATCAAACCGCGGCATGACCAAGATTCGGGGAACTGATGACCTGGTGGCAGCTCACGGAGTCCCGCCTGACTTCCTTGCCCGTCTCCTCATCATCCCGACAACGCCCTACGATGCCGAAGAGATCAAGCGTATTGTCAAGCTCCGGGCCAGCACCGAGGGCGTTGCAATCTCGGAAGCCGCCATTGAGAAGATTGCAGAGCACGGCGTTCGTATCAGCCTCAGATATTGCTTGCAGCTGTTGTATCCTTCGAG CATTCTTGCGCGTGTAAACGGCCGCAAGGAAATTGACATCAAGGACGTCGCAGAGTGCGAGGACTTGTTCCTCGACGCACGACGCAGCGCCTCCTTACTGGCCAGTGGAGACACCGCCAGTGGCTTCATCGTATGA
- a CDS encoding dynactin ro-3, producing the protein MTNVLALGQTVELSDGRIAIVRFIGRTGFAQGDWLGVELPDDSGKNDGSVQGERYFDCDSNHGMFVRPSTVCILDDAPEPPPPQPAKTAAPVAKKPAGGRPSMFNGGGGMAARGTGGDPNLARRMSLNAPSPSPVPKASRPSSIVRSPTKSPTKQLATAPTSGASTRTGTPSNVAGRAVSMGAKVTRPAAATGATRTSMGPPSLPASRTSRPSSTSSRVASGASGAPTRTLSGRSSMAGGARTLGTRPSVGTRGGAAAGQAAGKTAVNKRASEDSSSSKGELEILSPQPTSPVRSRAAALERLTASPAAAAAAKKRPAASTTATATVPASAPAANRQASTNATALIRENENLNSKLTILERKRAEDREKIKELDQVKEERDKYHTIIQKLQAKIQPQQAELAELRKQVKEAEARFESVENLQMEHDQVLELATLDREMAEETAEVLKQELSDVKMRLEELELEVEILREENEEFNKGISPEERSSAGWLQMERNNERMREALIRLRDMSQQQEKEMQEQIKSLELDLKEAGDVQAQLEAAKEKLSTAENMIEDLRSQLETALGAEEMIEDLTDRNMSQAEKIEELKAEVEDLESLKEIADELEANHVQHERELQEEIDFKNAVIAEQARRFTQQEESMEEMEYTLSRFRELVTSLQTDLEDMRASNAVNETESEQLNSKSRAMMDLNMKLQLSASKAQVKTIDLELRRMEAQEAAQHLEIVKMFLPETYDADKDSVMALLRFRRLAFKANLLNGFIRERVNREPHPGHEDDVFAGCDAVDKLTWVAAMCDRFVNAITHCSLERFARFEGALYELEPVERALNAWIDGLRRDELKESQCASELSRSLALMTHLGEVHIAPANEDLMAFADDVHMRTQLVQSHLESAASTVHAVRAMVQRVIPPVGEDDELAQHFARKAETLISQTRSTKVVAGKTLRALEDMRARSLALSPETSAEAFEQAETAARGLASLARQIGLDLHMLLSQEGREEPYTYIEVQSTVHRTVQAVMGTSESDLFSAYLAQLRVLTTQMNDLASQAMDLGQTQEFEKPQAPWIMRAQELKAQRTAPADAEEEMRHLREEYNEARRQVAMREEGLSTAQVKIETLEARMRDANTKSSRIAELEAHLEQLKQVVASREDDLVKQDREAKALEADRDKWKKAASDAARGGAVAGQRADTGAGVGHERAVATARQMDALKEEIEALQSAVRYLREDNRRARTTEQGMHDWLAEPLRREQPISERRKALVAAEGKDALAELLRMAGSATVFDLSSLRNDASVGKNIGSWRPIKSTPRYHAAKQAEDLAVWRSWQDSVKDKSQTLLVQELAASSAPYTAAAPKSSETARAARKAAARLQIRLPGADGKMMTGAGNVQIVGSREWDGLQGRLAAV; encoded by the exons ATGACGAATGTGCTGGCACTCGGCCAGACGGTCGAGCTCAGCGATGGCCGAATAGCTATCGTCCGCTTCATCGGCCGCACCGGTTTCGCCCAGGGTGACTGGTTAGGTGTCGAGCTCCCCGACGACTCAGGCAAGAATGACGGTAGCGTCCAGGGCGAGAGGTACTTTGACTGCGACAGCAACCATGGAATGTTTGTTCGCCCGAGCACAGTTTGCATCCTTGACGATGCGCCtgagccaccaccaccacaaccgGCCAAGACGGCAGCCCCAGTGGCCAAGAAGCCCGCAGGTGGGAGGCCAAGTATGTTCAATGGCGGTGGAGGAATGGCAGCGCGTGGCACTGGTGGTGACCCGAACCTTGCACGAAGAATGAGTCTGAACGCTCCGAGTCCAAGCCCGGTACCTAAGGCGTCCAGGCCGTCGAGCATTGTAAGG TCTCCCACAAAATCACCAACGAAGCAACTAGCAACAGCCCCGACCAGTGGAGCTAGTACCCGGACCGGCACTCCGTCCAATGTCGCCGGCAGAGCAGTCTCGATGGGGGCCAAGGTTAcccggcccgccgccgcAACTGGTGCAACGCGAACATCTATGGGCCCGCCATCACTACCTGCATCTCGGACATCGAGGCCCTCATCAACTTCTAGTAGAGTCGCCTCTGGCGCTTCGGGTGCTCCAACGAGGACGTTAAGTGGCCGGTCGTCCATGGCAGGGGGAGCACGCACGCTGGGAACTCGCCCGTCGGTTGGAACAcgtggtggtgctgctgcaggccaagcagctggcaagactgctgtcaataAGCGGGCGAGCGAAGACTCTTCGTCATCTAAGGGGGAGCTGGAAATATTGTCGCCACAGCCCACAAGTCCTGTCAGGTCGAGAGCTGCTGCTCTGGAGAGATTAACTGCgtctccagcagcagctgctgCAGCCAAAAAGCGACCCGCTGCTTCAACGACCGCAACTGCAACTGTACCCGCATCTGCACCTGCAGCTAACCGGCAGGCCAGCACAAACGCGACAGCGCTGATTCGGGAAAATGAAAATCTCAACTCAAAGCTGACGATTTTGGAGAGAAAGAGGGCAGAAGATAGGGAGAAGATAAAGGAACTCGATCAGGTTAAGGAAGAACGTGACAAGTACCATACCATCATTCAGAAGCTTCAGGCTAAGATTCAGCCTCAACAAGCCGAGCTTGCGGAGCTCCGCAAGCAAGTaaaggaggccgaggccaggTTTGAATCAGTAGAGAACCTGCAAATGGAGCACGATCAGGTGCTAGAGTTGGCAACCCTCGATCGGGAAATGGCCGAAGAAACTGCCGAGGTTCTCAAGCAGGAGCTTTCCGACGTCAAGATGAGACTGGAAGAGCTCGAGCTTGAAGTCGAGATCCTCAGGGAGGAGAACGAGGAGTTCAACAAGGGCATTTCCCCGGAAGAGCGGTCCAGTGCGGGCTGGCTACAAATGGAGAGAAATAATGAACGCATGAGAGAAGCTCTCATTCGGCTGAGGGACATGTCACAACAACAAGAGAAGGAAATGCAGGAACAGATCAAAAGTCTTGAGCTAGACCTCAAAGAGGCCGGGGATGTTCAAGCGCAGCTAGAGGCTGCCAAAGAAAAGCTATCAACAGCAGAAAACATGATTGAGGATCTCAGATCTCAACTTGAAACAGCTTTGGGCGCCGAGGAGATGATCGAAGACCTGACAGACAGAAACATGTCGCAGGCCGAGAAGATCGAAGAGCTCAAGGCTGAGGTTGAAGATCTTGAAAGCTTGAAGGAGATTGCTGACGAGCTTGAAGCCAACCATGTGCAACATGAACGCGAGCTGCAAGAGGAGATTGACTTCAAGAACGCCGTGATTGCCGAGCAAGCGCGCAGGTTCACTCAGCAAGAGGAGAGTATGGAGGAGATGGAGTACACTCTCTCACGCTTCCGAGAACTTGTGACGAGCTTGCAAACAGATCTCGAGGATATGAGAGCATCCAATGCTGTCAATGAGACCGAGTCAGAGCAGCTTAACAGCAAGTCTCGTGCCATGATGGACCTGAACATGAAGCTTCAACTTTCCGCGTCAAAGGCCCAGGTCAAGACGATAGACTTGGAGCTGCGTCGCATGGAGGCACAAGAAGCAGCACAGCATCTGGAGATCGTCAAGATGTTCCTTCCAGAAACATACGATGCCGACAAGGACTCTGTCATGGCGCTTCTGAGATTCCGTCGCCTAGCATTCAAGGCCAACTTGCTCAACGGCTTTATTCGCGAGCGCGTCAACAGGGAGCCCCATCCAGGCCACGAGGACGACGTTTTTGCTGGCTGCGATGCCGTCGACAAGCTGACATGGGTTGCGGCCATGTGCGATCGCTTTGTGAACGCCATCACTCACTGCTCTCTCGAGCGCTTCGCTCGCTTCGAGGGTGCGTTGTACGAGCTAGAGCCCGTAGAGAGGGCACTGAACGCCTGGATTGATGGCCTCCGTCGCGACGAACTCAAGGAGAGCcagtgtgcatctgagctgTCTCGTTCCCTTGCCTTGATGACACATCTGGGCGAGGTCCACATAGCCCCGGCTAACGAGGACCTGATGGCCTTCGCTGATGATGTACACATGCGAACGCAGCTTGTGCAGAGCCATCTGGAGTCCGCTGCCTCGACGGTTCACGCCGTCAGGGCTATGGTCCAACGCGTCATTCCGCCAGTTGGCGAGGATGATGAACTAGCTCAGCACTTTGCACGCAAAGCCGAGACTCTCATTAGCCAGACCCGCAGCACCAAGGTGGTCGCCGGCAAGACTTTGCGAGCACTGGAGGATATGCGGGCACGGTCGCTCGCTCTATCGCCCGAGACTTCGGCTGAGGCGTTTGAGCAAGCCGAGACAGCTGCTCGTGGTCTCGCCTCTCTCGCCCGGCAAATAGGACTCGACCTTCACATGCTGCTCAGTCAGGAGGGGCGGGAGGAGCCCTACACATACATCGAGGTCCAGTCTACTGTGCACAGGACGGTGCAGGCTGTCATGGGCACGAGCGAGTCGGATCTTTTCTCCGCCTACCTTGCGCAGCTACGTGTTCTCACTACACAGATGAACGATCTTGCCAGCCAGGCAATGGACCTCGGTCAGACGCAAGAGTTTGAGAAGCCACAAGCCCCGTGGATCATGCGGGCCCAGGAGCTCAAGGCGCAACGGACAGCCCCAGCCGACGCTGAGGAGGAGATGCGTCATCTGCGCGAAGAGTACAACGAGGCGCGTCGCCAGGTGGCCATGCGCGAGGAAGGGCTCAGCACGGCACAAGTCAAGATCGAGACGCTTGAGGCCCGCATGCGCGATGCAAACACCAAGTCGTCGCGCATTGCCGAGCTCGAGGCACACCTGGAGCAGCTGAAGCAGGTTGTGGCATCGCGCGAGGACGACCTTGTCAAGCAGGATCGCGAGGCCAAGGCGCTCGAGGCCGACCGCGACAAGTGGAAGAAGGCTGCCAGTGACGCGGCGCGCGGCGGCGCTGTGGCTGGGCAACGGGCCGACACGGGTGCCGGCGTAGGTCACGAACGAGCAGTTGCTACCGCTCGGCAGATGGACGCACTCAAGGAGGAGATCGAGGCACTGCAATCTGCTGTGCGGTATCTCCGCGAGGACAACAGACGGGCCAGGACAACTGAGCAGGGTATGCACGACTGGCTCGCGGAGCCGCTCAGGCGGGAGCAGCCCATATCAGAGAGGAGGAAGGCACTGGTTGCAGCCGAGGGCAAGGATGCGCTGGCGGAGTTACTGCGCATGGCCGGCTCGGCAACTGTGTTCGACCTATCCTCGCTAAGGAACGATGCCTCGGTAGGCAAGAACATAGGCTCGTGGCGGCCTATCAAGTCGACCCCCAGGTACCACGCAGCAAAGCAGGCGGAAGACCTTGCAGTCTGGCGCAGTTGGCAGGACTCGGTCAAGGACAAGTCACAGACATTGTTGGTACAGGAATTGGCAGCGTCTTCAGCCCCTTATACTGCGGCCGCACCCAAATCGTCCGAGACAGCCAGGGCGGCTCGAAAGGCAGCGGCTCGGCTGCAGATCCGACTTCCAGGTGCAGACGGCAAGATGATGACTGGCGCTGGGAACGTGCAAATAGTTGGGTCGAGGGAGTGGGATGGTCTGCAAGGTCGACTTGCGGCCGTTTGA
- a CDS encoding signal recognition particle protein Sec65 produces MSHPRVEEVSDSDDNNSDPSEGDIDEFDEGDIIQRINPQQQRPATQTLPSRPAAAAPLQQQQHVSDASQFADFQCLYPVYFDATRTRAEGRRVKRSEAVPNPLAREIAQACGNLQLQALFEPTKTHPRDWANPGRVKVKVKGSGNQHVKNKHHLYLLVAKHLRENPATENCRALRSVAVPGLQMPEAGKPWPKPAVPRGWKLGELVPHYSPAVTGGGVTENFLQDMMKDMQGLGGPGGAGDMASMLAAAAGQGAGSSGGGPSEEKKVKRKGKK; encoded by the coding sequence atgTCACACCCAAGGGTAGAAGAAGTGTCGGACAGCGACGACAACAACTCGGACCCCTCCGAGGGCGACATTGACGAGTTTGACGAGGGCGACATCATCCAGCGCATCAACCCACAACAACAAAGACCCGCCACGCAAACCCTCCCATCcagaccagcagcagcagcaccactacaacaacagcaacacgtCAGCGACGCCTCCCAGTTCGCCGACTTCCAGTGCCTGTACCCGGTATACTTTGACGCGACGCGGACGCGCGCCGAGGGCCGGCGCGTGAAGCGGTCCGAGGCGGTGCCGAACCCGCTGGCCCGCGAGATCGCCCAGGCCTGTGGCAACCTGCAGCTGCAGGCGCTGTTCGAGCCGACCAAGACGCACCCGCGCGACTGGGCCAACCCGGGCCgcgtcaaggtcaaggtcaAGGGGTCGGGCAACCAGCACGTCAAGAACAAGCACCACCTGTACCTGCTCGTCGCGAAGCACCTGCGCGAGAACCCAGCCACCGAAAACTGCCGCGCCCTCAGGTCCGTCGCCGTGCCCGGGCTGCAGATGCCCGAGGCCGGTAAGCCGTGGCCCAAGCCTGCCGTGCCCAGGGGTTGGAAGCTCGGCGAGCTGGTGCCGCACTACAGTCCCGCCGTCACCGGCGGTGGCGTCACAGAGAACTTTTTGCAGGACATGATGAAGGATATGCAGGGCCTGGGTGGCCCTGGAGGCGCCGGCGACATGGCGAGCATGTTGGCTGCCGCGGCGGGTCAGGGAGCCGGCTCAAGTGGGGGCGGTCCTAGCGAAGAAAAGAAGGTGAAGAGGAAGGGAAAGAAGTGA